In one Longimicrobium sp. genomic region, the following are encoded:
- a CDS encoding multicopper oxidase domain-containing protein, whose protein sequence is MVWQHRPRPPGRGTPRIALALLLAAAGAAPLSAQCTKTKVARVAALEQFVWYNRLGANAPDALMFALEQDVVSSTGGAASAGNAQLRAGRRPRPLVLRVNAGECLQITLRNLLSVRNAAHPDSTRQVSIHVNGMQLVNSIVDDGSWVQKNASGLVGPGASITYTLFAEKEGTHLLYSTAQMTGGEGDGGQIDRGLFGAVNVEPAGAEYYRSQVTAEDMRLASLVSGVAQTVNGYPKISYTALYPGAHPLAGRPILNMLKGDTIVWSDISAIITGPNRGNFASSAYPTPVVPVFPDRLKPFREHTVIFHDEVGLVQAFNPIFDSTTFKFTLQGGRDAFAINYGTGGIGAEILANRFGLGPMWRCNDCKFEEFFLSSWAVGDPAMVVDVPAAADFDPAHPPVPGPRATKALFPEDPSNVFHSYINDHVKIRNLHAGPKEHHIFHLHAHQWTNTPNDVNSSYKDSQAIGPGGEYTYEITYGGSGNRNDTPGDAIFHCHFYPHFAQGMWGLWRNHDVFEGGTVLDASGRPAAGARALPDGEIAVGTPIPAVVPMPTYALAPLPTDSVPGYPFYIPGVAGHRPPQPPMDLAFDGGLRRHVVTGGVATFPALNTRDFSKHDSLLTVTTLANNGTATELAAMRYHARLGYTTPIANSWASTGTFETNGLPPAPGAPFADPCGIRGVRMGDSLDYKAAGFQITALYNKARWSFSQHRMFALWADVAGFVNGTRAPEPLFFRAQNNSCLTYHLVNLIPPEYRVDDFQVQTPTDIIGQHIHLVKFDVTSSDGAANGWNYEDGALSPGAVREAIRAIRRQNGCTGLNSGDTRDGNATCPVAKYHTYTGFQGDTAWKGAQENIQRWWVDPVPRGGDTTALPTVFTHDHFGPSTHQQVGLYAGLLPEDRGTTWRDPETGTTFGGRFDGGPTSWRADILYAAAPTLNHREFGIQIADFSLAYGAEGFAGTSTRVPPINPPGKFEVGLPNLIRPPLAGQCPNGTSSALGCPEIISANDPGTMLINYRNEPVAMRVRNHPNNSQSAGNGGDLSLAYSNEPFRQDARFDSIGPYGRRPGEQDRDPFTPLMRTYEDDRILVRLLVGAHEEGHNWGINGTRWLFERLSPNSGYRASQMAGISEWHEFNLNPLMTNRLDTLADYQYRGGSAVDDQWHGQWGVIRAYRRTRTDLLRLSTTAPVSTSLNAADADAAAGRKATLSGASTFSTASTFPNPNDPATWEGDVATLDASASTATATQQQAFATGTATASDSVQAGYGTESEGGIDHETFDYDPAAGQETLTTSDPNVATKSPSLALQQDATSVSSAAVIAPDESFAPATTTYTSQPGSLNVGFWGVCPRVAPLRVFEVSAIPATALPNGRLTYNTRTTNGGPLYDPTAVVYVFDADLVSGKLNRNPEPLVLRANAGDCILVRLRNRLPATLPDSSGFNTLPVIVDRFNANQVRPSSRVGLQAQLLSLDVQRSDGASIGLNRNTTVAPGRWRWYQWYAGTVLPTGTGRLRARPVEFGAVNLVSPDRIQHSNKGAFAALVVEPSLTHWTVNPANRAEAVVRRDSDNGVAFKEGVLLFQDDVNLRFGSAATLPAVSCAHPDGPVPAACATSTTGVATHTFAAGSAVPNTAQAEDPEDSGQKGLNYRTEPMWFRMGFAPDAELGFTRGLQFNDVLKNDSAQTPIFRPVAGDSVRLRVLEPQGHARNHTFVLHGHIWEQEPYGRNSRAIIHNPLSEWKGARDGHGPGEHFDIVPRHGAGGLYRVPGDYLFRDEASFGFDGGIWGILRVLANSVGTTSPTPAPMEPVDSCTMDPQTGQTVCQ, encoded by the coding sequence ATGGTCTGGCAACACCGACCCCGGCCGCCCGGCCGCGGCACACCCCGCATTGCGCTGGCGCTGCTCCTGGCGGCGGCCGGCGCGGCGCCGCTTTCCGCGCAGTGCACGAAGACCAAGGTCGCCCGGGTGGCGGCCCTGGAGCAGTTCGTGTGGTACAACCGCCTGGGCGCCAACGCCCCCGACGCGCTGATGTTCGCGCTGGAGCAGGACGTGGTCAGCAGCACCGGCGGCGCCGCGAGCGCCGGCAACGCGCAGCTGCGCGCCGGCCGCCGCCCGCGCCCGCTGGTCCTGCGCGTGAACGCGGGCGAGTGCCTGCAGATCACGCTGCGCAACCTGCTCTCCGTCCGCAACGCCGCGCACCCCGACAGCACCCGCCAGGTGTCCATCCACGTGAACGGGATGCAGCTGGTGAACAGCATCGTGGACGACGGCTCGTGGGTGCAGAAGAACGCAAGCGGGCTGGTGGGCCCGGGCGCCTCCATCACCTACACGCTCTTCGCGGAGAAGGAGGGAACGCACCTCCTCTACTCCACCGCGCAGATGACCGGCGGCGAGGGCGACGGCGGGCAGATCGACCGCGGCCTGTTCGGCGCCGTGAACGTGGAGCCCGCGGGCGCCGAGTACTACCGCAGCCAGGTGACCGCCGAGGACATGCGGCTGGCCTCGCTGGTCTCGGGCGTGGCGCAGACGGTGAACGGGTATCCCAAGATCAGCTACACCGCCCTCTACCCGGGCGCCCATCCGCTGGCCGGGCGCCCCATCCTGAACATGCTGAAGGGCGACACCATCGTGTGGAGCGACATCAGCGCCATCATCACCGGCCCCAACCGCGGCAACTTCGCGTCGTCGGCCTATCCCACCCCGGTCGTTCCCGTCTTCCCTGACCGGCTGAAGCCGTTCCGCGAGCACACGGTGATCTTCCACGACGAGGTGGGGCTGGTGCAGGCGTTCAACCCCATCTTCGACAGCACGACCTTCAAGTTCACCCTGCAGGGCGGGCGCGACGCCTTCGCCATCAACTACGGCACCGGCGGCATCGGCGCCGAGATCCTGGCCAACCGCTTCGGGCTGGGGCCGATGTGGAGGTGCAACGACTGCAAGTTCGAGGAGTTCTTCCTTTCCTCCTGGGCCGTCGGCGATCCCGCGATGGTCGTCGACGTCCCCGCGGCGGCGGACTTCGACCCGGCGCACCCGCCCGTCCCCGGGCCCCGGGCCACCAAGGCGCTCTTCCCGGAAGACCCGTCGAACGTCTTCCACAGCTACATCAACGATCACGTGAAGATCCGGAACCTTCACGCGGGGCCCAAGGAGCACCACATCTTCCACCTGCACGCGCACCAGTGGACGAACACGCCCAACGACGTGAACTCCAGCTACAAGGACAGCCAGGCCATCGGGCCGGGCGGGGAGTACACGTACGAGATCACCTATGGCGGCAGCGGCAACCGCAACGACACGCCGGGTGACGCCATCTTCCACTGCCACTTCTATCCCCACTTCGCGCAGGGGATGTGGGGATTGTGGAGGAACCACGACGTCTTCGAGGGCGGCACGGTGCTCGACGCCAGCGGGCGCCCCGCCGCCGGCGCGCGCGCCCTGCCCGACGGCGAGATCGCCGTGGGAACGCCGATCCCCGCGGTGGTCCCCATGCCCACCTACGCGCTGGCGCCGCTGCCGACCGACAGCGTGCCGGGCTACCCCTTCTACATCCCCGGCGTCGCGGGCCACCGCCCGCCCCAGCCGCCGATGGACCTGGCGTTCGACGGCGGGCTGCGGCGGCACGTGGTCACCGGCGGCGTGGCCACCTTCCCGGCGCTGAACACGCGCGACTTCAGCAAGCACGACTCGCTGCTGACCGTCACCACGCTGGCCAACAACGGCACGGCCACGGAGCTGGCGGCCATGCGCTACCACGCGCGGCTGGGCTACACCACGCCCATCGCCAACAGCTGGGCGTCGACGGGAACCTTCGAGACGAACGGGCTTCCCCCCGCGCCCGGCGCCCCCTTCGCCGACCCGTGCGGCATCCGCGGGGTGCGGATGGGCGACTCGCTGGACTACAAGGCCGCGGGGTTCCAGATCACCGCGCTGTACAACAAGGCGCGCTGGTCCTTCTCCCAGCACCGCATGTTCGCGCTCTGGGCGGACGTCGCCGGGTTCGTCAACGGCACGCGCGCGCCCGAGCCGCTCTTCTTCCGCGCGCAAAACAACTCGTGCCTCACCTACCACCTGGTGAACCTGATTCCGCCCGAGTACCGCGTGGACGACTTCCAGGTGCAGACGCCCACCGACATCATCGGGCAGCACATCCACCTGGTGAAGTTCGACGTGACCTCGAGCGACGGCGCGGCCAACGGGTGGAACTACGAGGACGGCGCGCTCTCGCCCGGCGCCGTGCGCGAGGCGATCCGCGCCATCCGCCGCCAGAACGGGTGCACGGGGCTGAACTCCGGCGACACCCGCGACGGCAACGCCACCTGCCCGGTGGCGAAGTACCACACCTACACCGGCTTCCAGGGCGACACCGCCTGGAAGGGCGCGCAGGAGAACATCCAGCGCTGGTGGGTGGACCCGGTCCCCCGTGGCGGCGACACCACCGCGCTGCCCACCGTCTTCACGCACGACCACTTCGGGCCCAGCACGCACCAGCAGGTGGGCCTCTACGCCGGCCTCCTTCCCGAGGACCGGGGAACCACCTGGCGCGACCCGGAGACGGGCACCACCTTCGGCGGCCGCTTCGACGGCGGGCCGACCAGCTGGCGCGCCGACATCCTCTACGCGGCCGCGCCCACGCTGAACCACCGCGAATTCGGCATCCAGATCGCCGACTTCTCGCTGGCGTACGGGGCCGAGGGGTTCGCGGGCACGTCCACGCGCGTGCCGCCCATCAACCCCCCCGGCAAGTTCGAGGTGGGGCTGCCCAACCTGATCCGCCCGCCGCTGGCCGGGCAGTGCCCCAACGGCACCTCGTCCGCCCTGGGCTGCCCGGAGATCATCTCGGCCAACGACCCCGGCACGATGCTGATCAACTACCGCAACGAGCCGGTGGCCATGCGGGTGCGCAACCATCCCAACAACTCGCAGAGCGCGGGGAACGGGGGCGACCTGTCGCTGGCCTACAGCAACGAGCCCTTCCGCCAGGATGCCCGCTTCGACTCCATCGGCCCGTACGGGCGGCGGCCGGGCGAGCAGGACCGCGACCCCTTCACCCCGCTGATGCGCACCTACGAGGACGACAGGATCCTCGTCCGCCTGCTGGTGGGCGCGCACGAGGAGGGGCACAACTGGGGGATCAACGGCACGCGCTGGCTGTTCGAGCGCCTGTCGCCCAACTCCGGCTACCGGGCCAGCCAGATGGCGGGGATCAGCGAGTGGCACGAGTTCAACCTGAACCCGCTGATGACCAACCGGCTGGACACGCTGGCCGACTACCAGTACCGCGGCGGGAGCGCGGTGGACGACCAGTGGCACGGCCAGTGGGGGGTGATCCGCGCCTACCGCAGGACGCGCACCGACCTGCTGCGGCTGAGCACCACCGCGCCGGTGTCCACCAGCCTGAACGCGGCCGACGCCGACGCGGCCGCGGGGCGGAAGGCCACGCTTTCGGGCGCGTCGACCTTCTCCACCGCCAGCACCTTCCCCAACCCCAACGACCCGGCCACGTGGGAGGGCGACGTGGCCACGCTCGACGCCTCGGCGTCCACGGCCACCGCTACGCAGCAGCAGGCTTTCGCCACGGGAACGGCCACGGCCAGCGACAGCGTGCAGGCGGGGTACGGGACCGAGTCCGAGGGGGGGATTGACCACGAGACCTTCGACTACGATCCCGCCGCCGGGCAGGAGACGCTGACCACCTCGGACCCCAACGTGGCCACCAAGTCGCCCAGCCTGGCGCTGCAGCAGGACGCGACCTCGGTGTCGTCGGCGGCCGTCATCGCCCCCGACGAGTCGTTCGCTCCGGCGACCACCACGTACACCAGCCAGCCGGGGTCGCTGAACGTGGGCTTCTGGGGAGTGTGCCCGCGGGTGGCGCCGCTGCGGGTGTTCGAGGTGAGCGCCATCCCCGCCACGGCGCTGCCGAACGGGCGGCTGACGTACAACACGCGGACCACCAACGGCGGGCCGCTCTATGATCCCACGGCCGTGGTGTACGTGTTCGACGCCGACCTGGTGAGCGGGAAGCTGAACCGCAACCCGGAGCCGCTCGTGCTGCGCGCCAACGCGGGCGACTGCATCCTGGTGCGGCTGCGCAACCGGCTGCCGGCCACGCTGCCGGACAGCAGCGGCTTCAACACGCTGCCGGTGATCGTAGACCGCTTCAACGCGAACCAGGTGCGCCCCTCGTCGCGGGTGGGGCTGCAGGCGCAGCTCCTGTCGCTCGACGTGCAGCGCTCCGACGGCGCGTCCATCGGGCTGAACCGCAACACCACCGTGGCCCCGGGGCGCTGGCGCTGGTACCAGTGGTACGCCGGAACGGTGCTGCCCACCGGGACGGGAAGGCTGCGCGCCCGGCCGGTGGAGTTCGGCGCGGTGAACCTGGTTTCGCCGGACCGCATCCAGCACTCCAACAAGGGCGCCTTCGCGGCGCTGGTGGTGGAGCCGTCGCTCACGCACTGGACGGTGAACCCCGCCAACCGCGCCGAGGCGGTGGTCCGCCGCGACAGCGACAACGGGGTGGCGTTCAAGGAGGGGGTGCTCCTCTTCCAGGACGACGTGAACCTGCGCTTCGGCAGCGCCGCCACGCTTCCGGCGGTGAGCTGCGCGCACCCCGACGGCCCGGTGCCGGCGGCGTGCGCCACGTCGACCACGGGGGTGGCCACGCACACCTTCGCGGCGGGAAGCGCGGTGCCCAACACCGCGCAGGCGGAAGACCCGGAGGATTCGGGGCAGAAGGGGCTGAACTACCGGACGGAGCCCATGTGGTTCCGGATGGGCTTCGCGCCCGACGCAGAGCTGGGCTTCACCCGCGGGCTACAGTTCAACGACGTGCTGAAGAACGACTCGGCGCAGACGCCCATCTTCCGCCCCGTGGCGGGCGACAGCGTGCGGCTGCGGGTGCTGGAGCCGCAGGGGCACGCGCGCAACCACACCTTCGTGCTGCACGGGCACATCTGGGAGCAGGAGCCGTACGGCCGCAATTCGCGCGCGATCATCCACAACCCGCTGAGCGAGTGGAAGGGCGCGCGCGACGGCCACGGCCCGGGCGAGCACTTCGACATCGTGCCGCGGCACGGGGCGGGCGGGCTGTACCGGGTGCCGGGCGACTACCTCTTCCGCGACGAGGCGTCGTTCGGGTTCGACGGGGGGATCTGGGGGATCCTGCGCGTGCTGGCGAACTCCGTCGGCACGACCTCGCCCACACCCGCCCCGATGGAGCCCGTGGACAGCTGCACCATGGACCCGCAGACCGGCCAGACCGTCTGCCAGTAA
- a CDS encoding multicopper oxidase domain-containing protein translates to MLLLTLAGAAPLAAQCAKTKVARVAALEQFIWYNRLGANAPDALMFALEQDVVSSTGGAASAGNAQLRAGRRPRPLVLRVNAGECLQITLRNLLSPAGPTHPDSTRDVSIHVNGMQLVRTIADDGSAVQANASSLVSPGSSLTYLLFAEKEGTYLLYSTAQMTGGEGNGGQIGRGLFGAVNVEPAGAEYYRSQVTAEDMRLASLDAAGNAQTANGYPKINYLASYASGPLAGRPILSMLKGDTLVWSDISAIITGPNRSNFASAAYANPTVPVFPDRLKPFREHTVIFHDEVGLVQAFNPIFDSTTFKYTLQGGRDAFAINYGTGGIGAEILANRFGLGPMWKCNDCKFEEFFLSAWAVGDPAMVVDVPAAADFDPLHPPAPGPRATKALFPDDPSNVFHSYINDHVKIRNLHAGPKEHHIFHLHAHQWINTPNDSLSNYKDSQAIGPGGAFTYEITYGGSGNRNDTPGDAIFHCHFYPHFAQGMWGLWRNHDVFEGGTVLDVNGRPAPGARALPDGEIAAGAPIPAVVPMPTYALAPLPTDSMKGFPFYIPGVAGHRPPQPPLDLAFDGGLPRHVVTGGVSVFPALNTRDFSKADSLLTVNWLPNTGTTDEQVAMRFHARLGYTTPIANLWTTNGTFETNGLPAAPGAPFADPCGIRGVRMGDSVDYKAAGIQITAFYNKAQWSYGQHRMFSLWGDVAGFTARTKAPEPLFFRARNNACLTYHLVNLIPKDYKVDDFQVQTPTDIIGQHIHLVKFDVTSSDGAANGWNYEDGALAPDAVREIIRAIRLQNGCTGRNSGDARDGTTACPVAQYHPYAGFQGDTAWKGAQENLQRWWVDAVPRGAGTSTPLPTIFTHDHFGPSTHQQTGLYAGLLPEDSATQWRDPENPTVFYGTRFDGGPTSWRADILYPSAPRRSFREFGIQIADFSLAYGQEGFAGSAGRTPPINPPGKIDVGLPHLLRPPLAGTCPNGSSSALGCPEIISADDPGTMLINYRNEPLALRVRNPATNSQPADTTGDLSLAYSSRPIRRDTRLNTFGPYGARVGELPRDPYTPLMRTYEDDRILIRLLVGAHEEGHNWGINATRWLFERLEPNSGFRASQMAGISEWHEFALNPLLANKSDTVADFQYRGGSAVDDQWNGTWGIIRAYRSPRKDLARLDDFRPVSSSRDGALKDAAAGRRAHSDGETAYRTSTTFPASDDSTTWKGDVATLDATSPTSPATAQPGTSTMNATAIATSSDSVQAGYGNDAQGGIQYDIFEYDPDTGTEYVATSDPNAPSKALQPSSTQLTADTASTAPASPGTLSMSANGTSSGTSSAPVFQSISGSGNVGFWGVCPRLAPLRLYEISAIPATALPGGRLVYNTRTTNGGPLYDPTAVVYVYDADLVSGKLTRNPEPLILRANAGDCVLVRLRNRLPNALPDINGFNTLPMIVDQFNANQVVPSARVGLHAQLVSLDVQYSDGSQVGANRNTTVAPGGWRWYQWYAGTVYPMSNGHLRATPAEFGAINLTSSDRIQHSNKGAIAALIVEPANTKWVVNPANRAAAVIQNRSTGATLFKEGVLLFQDDVNLLFGSAVTLPAVNCAAPLDGELPPECRTASGIASHTFAAGAPVPNLGGEDDAEDSGEKGLNYRTEPLWFRKGFAPDADFGLTRNLQFKSVLQGDSAQTPIFRVTAGDSVRLRVLEPQGHARNHVFVLHGHVWEQEPYADSSRVIAHNPWSEWKGSRDGHGPGEHFEVIPRHGAGSINRVPGDYLFRDEAAFGFDFGIWGILRVLPPSGATTTTTTGGASNPGQGSATLDNCTVDPQTGATVCN, encoded by the coding sequence ATGCTGCTGCTGACGCTGGCCGGCGCGGCGCCGCTGGCGGCGCAGTGCGCGAAGACCAAGGTCGCCCGCGTGGCGGCCCTGGAGCAGTTCATCTGGTACAACCGCCTGGGCGCCAACGCCCCCGACGCGCTGATGTTCGCGCTGGAGCAGGACGTGGTCAGCAGCACCGGCGGCGCCGCGAGCGCCGGGAACGCGCAGCTGCGCGCCGGCCGCCGCCCGCGTCCGCTCGTCCTGCGCGTGAACGCGGGCGAGTGCCTGCAGATCACCCTGCGCAACCTGCTTTCGCCGGCCGGGCCCACGCACCCGGACAGCACCCGCGACGTCTCGATCCACGTGAACGGGATGCAGCTGGTGCGCACCATCGCCGACGACGGGAGCGCGGTGCAGGCCAACGCCAGCTCGCTGGTCTCTCCCGGCTCGTCCCTCACCTACCTGCTGTTCGCGGAGAAGGAGGGCACCTACCTCCTGTACTCCACCGCGCAGATGACGGGCGGCGAGGGCAACGGCGGGCAGATCGGGCGCGGCCTGTTCGGCGCGGTGAACGTGGAGCCCGCGGGCGCCGAGTACTACCGCAGCCAGGTGACGGCCGAGGACATGCGCCTGGCCTCGCTGGACGCGGCGGGGAACGCGCAGACGGCCAACGGCTATCCCAAGATCAACTACCTGGCGAGCTACGCCTCGGGCCCGCTGGCCGGGCGGCCGATCCTGTCGATGCTGAAGGGCGACACCCTCGTGTGGAGCGACATCAGCGCCATCATCACCGGCCCCAACCGCAGCAACTTCGCCTCGGCGGCGTACGCCAACCCCACCGTGCCCGTGTTCCCGGACCGGCTGAAGCCCTTCCGCGAGCACACGGTGATCTTCCACGACGAGGTGGGGCTGGTGCAGGCGTTCAACCCCATCTTCGACAGCACCACCTTCAAGTACACGCTGCAGGGCGGGCGCGACGCCTTCGCCATCAACTACGGCACCGGCGGCATCGGGGCCGAGATCCTGGCCAACCGCTTCGGCCTGGGCCCGATGTGGAAGTGCAACGACTGCAAGTTCGAGGAGTTCTTCCTCTCCGCCTGGGCCGTGGGCGACCCGGCGATGGTGGTCGACGTTCCCGCCGCGGCGGACTTCGACCCGCTGCACCCGCCGGCACCGGGGCCCCGGGCGACCAAGGCGCTCTTCCCCGACGACCCGAGCAACGTCTTCCACAGCTACATCAACGACCACGTGAAGATCCGGAACCTTCACGCCGGTCCGAAGGAGCACCACATCTTCCACCTGCACGCGCACCAGTGGATCAACACGCCGAACGACTCGCTCTCCAACTACAAGGACAGCCAGGCGATCGGTCCCGGCGGGGCGTTCACCTACGAGATCACCTACGGCGGCAGCGGCAACCGCAACGACACGCCGGGTGACGCCATCTTCCACTGCCACTTCTATCCCCACTTCGCGCAGGGGATGTGGGGGCTGTGGCGCAACCACGACGTGTTCGAGGGCGGCACCGTGCTGGACGTGAACGGCCGTCCCGCCCCCGGCGCGCGCGCGCTTCCCGACGGCGAGATCGCCGCCGGCGCGCCGATCCCCGCGGTGGTGCCGATGCCGACCTACGCGCTGGCGCCGCTGCCCACCGACAGCATGAAGGGCTTCCCCTTCTACATCCCCGGCGTCGCGGGCCACCGTCCGCCGCAGCCGCCGCTCGATCTCGCCTTCGACGGCGGGCTGCCGCGGCACGTGGTCACCGGCGGCGTCTCGGTCTTCCCGGCGCTGAACACGCGCGACTTCAGCAAGGCCGACTCGCTGCTGACCGTGAACTGGCTCCCGAACACGGGAACCACCGACGAGCAGGTGGCCATGCGCTTCCACGCGCGCCTGGGCTACACCACGCCGATCGCCAACCTGTGGACGACCAACGGGACGTTCGAGACGAACGGCCTGCCGGCCGCGCCGGGCGCCCCCTTCGCCGACCCGTGCGGGATTCGCGGGGTGCGGATGGGCGACTCGGTGGACTACAAGGCGGCGGGGATCCAGATCACCGCGTTCTACAACAAGGCGCAGTGGAGCTACGGCCAGCACCGCATGTTCAGCCTGTGGGGCGACGTGGCGGGCTTCACCGCGCGGACGAAGGCGCCGGAGCCGCTCTTCTTCCGGGCGCGCAACAACGCCTGCCTCACCTACCACCTGGTCAACCTGATCCCCAAGGACTACAAGGTCGACGACTTCCAGGTGCAGACGCCCACCGACATCATCGGGCAGCACATCCACCTGGTGAAGTTCGACGTGACCTCGTCCGACGGCGCGGCGAACGGGTGGAACTACGAGGACGGCGCGCTGGCGCCCGACGCGGTGCGCGAGATCATCCGCGCCATCCGCCTGCAGAACGGCTGCACCGGCCGCAACTCGGGCGACGCCCGCGACGGGACGACGGCGTGCCCGGTGGCGCAGTATCACCCCTACGCCGGCTTCCAGGGCGACACCGCCTGGAAGGGGGCGCAGGAGAACCTGCAGCGCTGGTGGGTGGACGCGGTGCCGCGCGGCGCGGGAACCAGCACGCCGCTGCCCACCATCTTCACGCACGACCACTTCGGGCCCAGCACGCACCAGCAGACCGGGCTGTACGCCGGGCTGCTGCCCGAGGACTCGGCCACGCAGTGGCGCGACCCCGAGAACCCCACCGTGTTCTACGGCACGCGGTTCGACGGCGGGCCCACCAGCTGGCGGGCCGACATCCTCTACCCGTCGGCGCCCAGGCGCAGCTTCCGCGAGTTCGGCATCCAGATCGCCGACTTCTCGCTGGCGTACGGGCAGGAGGGCTTCGCGGGGAGCGCCGGGCGCACGCCGCCCATCAACCCGCCGGGCAAGATCGACGTGGGCCTCCCGCACCTCCTTCGTCCCCCGCTGGCGGGAACCTGCCCCAACGGCTCGTCGTCGGCGCTCGGCTGCCCGGAGATCATCTCGGCCGACGACCCGGGGACGATGCTGATCAACTACCGCAACGAGCCGCTGGCGCTGCGGGTCAGGAATCCCGCGACGAACTCGCAGCCGGCCGACACCACGGGCGACCTGTCGCTGGCGTACAGCAGCCGCCCCATCCGGCGCGACACGCGGCTGAACACCTTCGGGCCGTACGGCGCGCGGGTGGGCGAGCTGCCGCGCGACCCGTACACGCCGCTCATGCGGACGTACGAGGACGACCGCATCCTCATCCGCCTTCTCGTGGGCGCGCACGAGGAGGGGCACAACTGGGGGATCAACGCCACGCGCTGGCTGTTCGAGCGGCTGGAGCCCAACTCCGGCTTCCGGGCCAGCCAGATGGCGGGGATCAGCGAGTGGCACGAGTTCGCGCTGAACCCGCTGCTGGCCAACAAGAGCGACACCGTGGCCGACTTCCAGTACCGCGGCGGCAGCGCCGTGGACGACCAGTGGAACGGCACCTGGGGGATCATTCGCGCCTACCGCTCGCCGCGGAAGGACCTGGCCCGGCTGGACGACTTCCGCCCGGTGTCCAGCAGCCGCGACGGCGCGCTGAAGGACGCGGCCGCCGGCCGCCGCGCCCACAGCGACGGCGAGACGGCGTACCGCACCAGCACCACCTTCCCGGCGTCGGACGATTCGACCACCTGGAAGGGCGACGTGGCCACGCTCGACGCCACGTCTCCCACCTCGCCCGCGACGGCGCAGCCGGGCACGTCGACGATGAACGCCACGGCCATCGCCACCAGCAGCGACAGCGTGCAGGCGGGGTACGGCAACGACGCGCAGGGCGGGATCCAGTACGACATCTTCGAGTACGACCCGGATACGGGCACCGAGTACGTGGCCACCTCGGACCCCAACGCGCCCAGCAAGGCGCTGCAGCCGAGCAGCACCCAGCTCACCGCCGACACGGCGTCCACGGCCCCGGCGTCGCCGGGCACGCTGTCGATGTCGGCCAACGGCACCTCGAGCGGCACGTCGAGCGCGCCGGTGTTCCAGAGCATCTCGGGGTCTGGCAACGTGGGCTTCTGGGGGGTGTGCCCGCGGCTGGCGCCGCTGCGCCTGTACGAGATCAGCGCCATCCCGGCCACGGCGCTGCCGGGCGGCCGGCTGGTGTACAACACGCGGACCACCAACGGCGGGCCGCTGTACGACCCCACGGCCGTGGTCTACGTGTACGACGCCGACCTGGTGAGCGGAAAGCTCACGCGCAACCCCGAGCCGCTGATCCTGCGCGCCAACGCGGGCGACTGCGTGCTGGTGCGGCTGCGCAACCGGCTGCCGAACGCGCTTCCCGACATCAACGGGTTCAACACCCTGCCGATGATCGTGGACCAGTTCAACGCCAACCAGGTGGTGCCGTCGGCCCGGGTCGGGCTGCACGCGCAGCTGGTTTCGCTGGACGTGCAGTACTCCGACGGCTCGCAGGTGGGCGCCAACCGCAACACCACGGTGGCCCCCGGCGGGTGGCGGTGGTACCAGTGGTACGCGGGCACGGTGTACCCGATGTCGAACGGGCACCTGCGCGCCACGCCGGCCGAGTTCGGGGCCATCAACCTGACCTCGTCGGACCGCATCCAGCACTCCAACAAGGGCGCCATCGCGGCGCTGATCGTGGAGCCGGCCAACACCAAGTGGGTGGTGAACCCGGCCAACCGCGCCGCCGCGGTGATCCAGAACCGGAGCACCGGGGCCACGCTGTTCAAGGAGGGGGTGCTCCTCTTCCAGGACGACGTGAACCTGCTGTTCGGCAGCGCCGTCACCCTTCCGGCGGTGAACTGCGCCGCGCCGCTGGACGGCGAGCTGCCGCCGGAGTGCAGGACGGCCAGCGGCATCGCCAGCCACACCTTCGCGGCGGGCGCGCCGGTGCCCAACCTGGGCGGCGAGGACGACGCCGAGGACAGCGGCGAGAAGGGGCTGAACTACCGCACCGAGCCGCTCTGGTTCCGGAAGGGGTTCGCGCCCGACGCGGACTTCGGCCTGACGCGCAACCTGCAGTTCAAGTCGGTGCTGCAGGGCGACTCGGCGCAGACGCCCATCTTCCGGGTGACGGCGGGCGACAGCGTGCGGCTGCGGGTGCTGGAGCCGCAGGGGCACGCGCGCAACCACGTGTTCGTGCTGCACGGGCACGTGTGGGAGCAGGAGCCGTACGCCGACAGCTCGCGGGTGATCGCGCACAACCCGTGGAGCGAGTGGAAGGGCTCGCGCGACGGCCACGGCCCCGGCGAGCACTTCGAGGTGATCCCGCGGCACGGCGCAGGCAGCATCAACCGCGTGCCGGGCGACTACCTGTTCCGCGACGAGGCCGCGTTCGGCTTCGATTTCGGGATCTGGGGAATCCTGCGCGTGCTGCCGCCCTCGGGCGCCACGACCACGACGACCACCGGCGGCGCGTCGAACCCCGGGCAGGGGAGCGCCACGCTGGACAACTGCACGGTAGATCCGCAGACCGGCGCCACCGTCTGCAACTGA